In Vanrija pseudolonga chromosome 4, complete sequence, a single window of DNA contains:
- the DENND6B gene encoding Protein DENND6B, which translates to MTAPTANNGRGSASYYSTTSTHSRTGNGNGHKLWNDDTDFGEDTGDISLSLGPRSGLGFPIAAADRLPPRPRDVSTPAPQRLLGKGLLDPHASGVPQRSASAAPSTPQRGEASGGVERPLSAMQNGTRHPSSTSTTSSADLPSTPTISINTPSSLASRRPGVTRSRSLSVKIPTVDLASRGNDPASATVTSSATTSAGPFAKKLLDPNTSSPLVASPRPPPLVDDDCAQKMSRWVKEIVVCNFDLERGPVVERRAVGRRWGTGEKENVAFSSFPDTSLFTEGSIQFSFKIRHLPPDPSSLAFPEPPSPLPDRTDEPVLGRRPGHARGVSLSREKAAEYRNWDERGREWLYGFVWFHQRRDRGIARGFMQKSVVILTHLPFPQLFSAVLGRVAPSFFQYGYSALEVACHAIASWPDPVPDAQLELPLLSEVLTVKLPDSTDNPQVDIRVNRNEPGPLLASLPSSSPLRTLASFLPSLWSIWECLVLAEPVLVIAPDPRTCSEIVWWLREIVRPIPLAGDFRPYLHIHDHDFSLLVNASKPQAGVVVGVTNPFFRNAASHWPNVISVPSDRPRPQVPGGPRTETPEGFISRRHRSVQKDRALLKRLEGLVAEGKFDDPEGNDALRAHFRQLTEKMLVPLNRYFQTLVPPRTPVPSSPQPGRSAVPPPPPALSLSTLKPFSLPAFVSHLKTKGPNPLSFKTKGLSTKSRVESDFYSSFCMSPCFASWLSARVESLGIAVASNLKAMGVEGVPSAIPRRLSPAPSDMASTSTRSSQEGSGKSGPASARASIRVSADIQRHGGGGGGDDVFGPVLEQRRLSASQGVAAGVAKLKLGR; encoded by the exons ATGACTGCTCCCACGGCCAACAACGGCCGTGGTAGCGCCAGCTACTACTCCACGACCAGTACCCACTCTCGAACAGGAAACGGTAACGGCCACAAGCTGTGGAATGATGACACCGACTTTGGAGAGGACACTGGCGACATTTCGCTATCTCTTGGCCCTCGCTCTGGCCTCGGATTCCCCATCGCAGCGGCAGACAGACtaccgccccgcccgcgcgatGTGAGCACGCCAGCCCCACAAAGGCTTCTCGGTAAGGGGCTGCTTGACCCACACGCCAGCGGCGTTCCACAACGGTCTGCCAGTgcagcgccgtcgacaccgcAACGCGGTGAAGCCAGCGGCGGTGTAGAGAGGCCGCTTTCTGCGATGCAGAACGGCACACGGCATCCGTCGTCAACATCAACAACGTCATCTGCCGATCTTCCATCCACCCCAACCATCAGCATCAATACCCCGTCCTCACTGGCGTCCCGCAGACCCGGCGTCACCCGCTCGCGGAGTCTGAGCGTCAAAATCCCGACCGTGGACCTCGCGTCGCGGGGAAACGacccggcgtcggcgacagtcacgagctcggcgacgacgtcggcaggGCCGTTCGCCAAGAAACTCCTCGACCCGaacacgtcgtcgcctcTTGTCGCAAGCCCACGACCCCCGCCCCTTGTTGATGACGACTGCGCGCAGAAAATGAGCCGATGGGTCAAGGAGATTGTCGTGTGCAACTTTGATCTCGAGCGTGGGCCCGTGGTGGAGCGCCGCGCAGTCGGCCGGAGATGGGGCacgggcgagaaggagaatGT CGCCTTCTCGTCCTTCCCCGACACGTCACTCTTCACCGAGGGGAGTATCCAGTTCTCGTTCAAGATCAGACACCTGCCGCCTGATCCGTCGTCCCTGGCCTTCCCCGAGCCGCCATCGCCACTGCCTGATCGCACCGACGAGCCAGTCCTCGGCAGAAGACCAGGCCATGCGCGGGgggtgagcttgtcgagaGAGAAGGCGGCAGAGTACCGCAACTGGGACGAGCGGGGCCGCGAGTGGCTGTACGGCTTTGTGTGGTTCCACCAGCGGCGCGATAGGGGCATCGCTCGTGGATTCATGCAG aaatccgtcgtcatcctcacccacctccccTTCCCCCAGCTCTTCTCTGCCGTTCTCGGACGCGTAGCGCCATCTTTCTTCCAGTACGGCTACTCAGCGCTCGAGGTTGCGTGCCACGCTATCGCGAGCTGGCCCGACCCCGTGcccgacgcgcagctcgaaCTTCCTCTCCTCTCAGAAGTACTCACCGTCAAGCTCCCCGACTCAACGGACAACCCTCAGGTGGACATTCGAGTCAACCGAAACGAGCCTGGACCG CTCCTGGCCTCGCTaccatcgtcgtcgcccttgcgCACGCTCGCATCTTTCCTCCCATCTCTCTGGTCAATATGGGAATGCCTGGTTCTCGCCGAGCCGGTGCTCGTCATTGCCCCCGACCCGAGGACGTGCTCTGAGATTGTGTGGTGGCTCCGGGAGATTGTCCGCCCCATCCCGCTGGCTGGAGACTTCCGTCCTTACCTCCACATCCATGACCACGACTTTTCGCTCCTGGTCAACGCAAGCAAGCCCCAGGCTGGTGTAGTTGTTGGCGTAACG aaCCCATTCTTCCGCAACGCCGCGTCGCACTGGCCCAACGTTATCTCGGTCCCGAGTGACAGACCACGGCCCCAGGTTCCGGGAGGCCCCCGAACCGAGACTCCCGAGGGCTTCATCTCGCGTCGCCATCGCAGCGTGCAGAAGGACCGTGCGCTGCTTAAGCGACTGGAAGGTTTGGTTGCGGAGGGGAAGTTTGATG ATCCGGAAGGCAACGATGCTCTCCGGGCGCACTTCCGCCAGCTTACCGAGAAGATGCTGGTACCCCTCAACCGGTACTTCCAGACGCTGGTGCCTCCTCGGACGCCGGTCCCATCGTCGCCTCAGCCGGGTCGCAGCGCAGTGCCCcctccaccaccggcacTCTCGCTATCCACACTCAAGCCGTTCTCACTTCCGGCATTCGTGAGCCACCTCAAGACGAAGGGCCCGAACCCGCTGTCCTTCAAAACAAAGGGTCTGAGTACCAAGTCGCGCGTCGAGTCCGACTTTTACTCGTCATTCTGCATGTCGCCGTGCTTTGCCAGCTGGCTGAGCGCAAGGGTCGAGAGCCTCGGCATTGCTGTCGCGTCCAACCTCAAGGCGATGGGTGTGGAAGGAGTGCCCAGTGCGATTCCTCGGCGGCTGTCACCCGCCCCGAGCGACATGGCGAGCacatcgacgcgctcgagccagGAAGGGAGCGGGAAGAGCGGCCCGGCGTCTGCGCGGGCGTCTATccgcgtcagcgccgacatacagcgccacggcggcggcggcggcggcgacgacgtcttcggccccgtgctcgagcagcggcggctgagcgcgagccaaggcgtcgcggcgggcgtggccaagctcaagctcgggCGATAG